A genomic region of Catalinimonas niigatensis contains the following coding sequences:
- a CDS encoding sensor histidine kinase, producing the protein MKKRVYSREKVDSIYQKKNTLKFVVLIFATLIAVGSVYYTNSLVEELKERERSFINLYAETLEIVANSEGDDIPFLFQELIVPNNSIPVILTDSYGNYLQSRNLNLKDSYSDEKRTRIIEDELQDMREAYKPIEIVLKNPNTDMVDGYQFVYYKNSFLLTQLQYYPYVQLSVIAVFALLTYTVFSYSRRAEQNRVWIGMAKETAHQLGTPLSSLMAWLEFFRADPERYDPAIIKELDKDINRLEMITARFSSIGSVPTLKKENINTIITSTLNYLEKRISTKVKMQVHTPSHDIEAMMNRPLFEWVIENICKNAVDAMGGVGSINIHISQEKKKVFIDITDTGKGIPKSKINQVFTPGYTTKKRGWGLGLSLAQRIIEIYHRGKIFVKESEPEVGTTFRIILFTDKLPQEVDKKQSRPQLMEEH; encoded by the coding sequence ATGAAGAAACGCGTTTATTCCAGAGAAAAGGTGGACAGCATCTACCAAAAAAAGAACACCCTGAAATTTGTGGTGCTGATTTTCGCTACGCTTATTGCCGTTGGTTCGGTATACTATACCAACAGTCTGGTAGAGGAGTTGAAAGAAAGGGAGAGAAGTTTTATCAATTTGTATGCTGAAACACTGGAAATTGTGGCTAATTCAGAAGGTGATGATATCCCTTTTCTCTTCCAGGAGTTGATCGTACCCAACAACAGCATACCCGTTATTCTTACCGATAGCTATGGCAACTATCTTCAATCACGCAATCTGAATCTGAAAGACTCCTACAGTGATGAAAAGAGAACCCGGATTATAGAGGACGAACTGCAAGATATGCGGGAGGCTTATAAACCGATTGAAATCGTACTAAAAAATCCCAATACGGATATGGTAGATGGCTATCAGTTTGTATATTATAAGAATTCCTTCCTGCTCACTCAGCTTCAGTATTATCCTTACGTACAGCTTTCTGTCATTGCTGTCTTTGCATTGCTTACCTATACTGTCTTCAGCTATTCGCGCCGGGCTGAGCAGAATAGGGTATGGATAGGAATGGCCAAAGAAACCGCCCATCAATTGGGTACTCCCCTCTCCTCTCTGATGGCCTGGCTGGAGTTTTTCCGTGCTGATCCTGAGCGCTATGACCCTGCCATTATCAAAGAGCTGGATAAAGACATCAATCGCCTTGAGATGATCACTGCACGCTTCTCCAGCATAGGTTCAGTGCCCACCCTGAAAAAAGAAAATATAAACACCATCATTACCAGTACACTCAACTATCTGGAGAAACGTATTTCCACCAAAGTGAAAATGCAGGTACATACTCCCTCACATGATATTGAAGCCATGATGAACCGCCCGCTTTTTGAATGGGTGATTGAAAATATCTGTAAGAACGCAGTAGATGCCATGGGAGGCGTAGGGAGCATCAATATCCATATCAGTCAGGAGAAGAAAAAAGTGTTCATTGATATTACAGATACCGGAAAGGGAATTCCCAAGTCTAAAATCAACCAGGTGTTTACGCCGGGCTATACGACTAAAAAACGAGGCTGGGGACTGGGATTATCTTTAGCTCAGCGCATTATAGAAATTTACCATCGGGGTAAAATATTTGTCAAAGAGTCTGAACCGGAGGTAGGCACTACTTTTAGGATCATCCTGTTTACCGATAAACTACCGCAGGAAGTGGATAAAAAACAAAGCCGACCACAACTCATGGAAGAGCATTAG
- a CDS encoding Gfo/Idh/MocA family protein yields the protein MKKRKTQQTSNSRRTFIKNGTIASSFFLVPRHVLGGIGYTAPSDQLNLAAIGAGGKGASDIRNASVKGRERIVALCDVDFSGSASNSVKAFPKAKLYADYREMLEKEKDIDAVTISTPDHVHGPAAAFAMERGKHVYVQKPMTHNIREARMLTEMARENKIVSQMGNQGGSNPLLGMVQKWVDSGKLGKISKVQIWTNRPVWPQGNAMPKPDASQKPKDLDWDLWLGPAEFKPYTPNIHPFNWRGWWDYGTGALGDVGCHLIDIPFRTLGLKYPTDAECSVSSVYSQMWTADYHPEGCPPSSFITLHFGATDKSKSPIEMTWSDGGIRPSHPDIIPADHDIGGANSANGVLIIGEKGIISTNINDSSPLMPKLYMNDGSTEFGPETEENEEPEYGHQRKWVDACKAGFKSPEHLALTSSFDYAGPMTETVLMGNLAIRSYMLGRENSKGQMEFFARKKLLWDGENTRITNLEEANQFVGRTYRKGWEV from the coding sequence ATTGCTTCCTCCTTTTTTTTGGTACCCCGCCACGTACTGGGTGGTATTGGATACACAGCGCCCAGTGATCAATTGAATCTGGCAGCCATTGGTGCAGGAGGTAAAGGAGCGAGTGATATTCGCAATGCTTCTGTCAAGGGTAGGGAGAGGATAGTTGCTCTTTGCGATGTGGATTTCTCCGGATCGGCATCCAATTCCGTCAAAGCATTCCCCAAAGCAAAATTATACGCTGATTACCGAGAGATGCTGGAAAAAGAAAAAGACATAGATGCAGTGACCATCTCTACTCCTGATCACGTGCATGGACCGGCGGCGGCTTTTGCCATGGAAAGAGGCAAGCATGTATATGTCCAGAAACCCATGACTCATAATATCCGCGAGGCACGCATGCTTACCGAGATGGCGAGAGAAAATAAAATTGTCAGCCAGATGGGTAACCAGGGAGGGTCAAACCCACTCCTGGGGATGGTACAGAAATGGGTGGATTCCGGTAAGCTGGGTAAGATATCCAAAGTACAGATCTGGACCAACCGTCCGGTATGGCCACAAGGGAATGCCATGCCCAAACCAGACGCCAGTCAAAAACCCAAAGATCTAGATTGGGACTTATGGTTAGGACCGGCTGAATTTAAGCCCTATACTCCCAATATCCATCCGTTCAACTGGAGAGGCTGGTGGGATTATGGAACGGGAGCACTTGGCGATGTAGGCTGCCATTTGATAGACATTCCTTTCAGAACACTGGGCCTCAAATATCCTACCGATGCAGAATGTAGTGTAAGTTCTGTTTACTCACAAATGTGGACGGCAGATTATCATCCTGAAGGTTGCCCTCCTTCTTCTTTCATCACTCTGCATTTCGGGGCCACAGATAAAAGTAAATCTCCGATAGAAATGACCTGGAGCGATGGTGGTATCAGACCTTCACATCCTGATATCATTCCTGCCGACCATGACATTGGCGGGGCCAATAGTGCAAATGGTGTGTTAATCATTGGAGAAAAAGGTATCATCTCTACCAACATCAACGATAGCTCTCCGCTGATGCCGAAACTGTACATGAATGACGGAAGCACGGAATTTGGACCAGAAACTGAAGAAAACGAGGAGCCGGAATATGGACATCAGCGCAAATGGGTAGATGCCTGCAAAGCAGGTTTCAAGAGTCCGGAACATTTAGCCTTGACCTCTTCTTTTGACTATGCCGGTCCGATGACAGAAACTGTCTTGATGGGTAACCTGGCGATTCGTAGTTATATGCTGGGAAGAGAAAATAGTAAGGGGCAAATGGAGTTTTTTGCCCGTAAGAAGTTACTATGGGATGGGGAAAATACAAGAATCACCAACCTGGAAGAAGCGAACCAATTTGTAGGAAGAACTTATAGAAAAGGTTGGGAAGTATAG
- a CDS encoding ABC transporter permease, producing MNKIGLIIKREYLTRVRKKSFIVMTLLGPLVFAAIVIVPVWLASMDGSDTKIISVIDESGLLKESFLTSASGDDPIIYQYVTEPVESIKQEVTKGLQFGLLYIPDISLENTQGITLFSESSPSMSVVGDIERMLQDKIKDIKLERSNISREALEQLETDVDIQTISLTETGEQQGNANVASVVGYVGAFLIYTFIFLYGAQVMRGVMEEKSNRIVEIVISSVRPFQLMMGKIIGVASVGLTQFLLWIALTFGLATVFLQGFSAEDLMKQRTEQMSQNMPQSEMAQSEMTMDIQLALASIDITGFVLTFLFYFLGGYLLYGALFAAIGSAADSNTDTQQFMLPISTPLILSIVTLGAVLNDPNGTLAFWLSMIPFTAPVTMMMRVPFGIPTWQLILSMTLLIGGFMFTTWVAGRIYRVGILMHGAKVNYKIIGKWLLSNH from the coding sequence ATGAATAAGATAGGACTGATTATCAAGCGTGAATATCTTACCCGGGTACGTAAGAAATCATTTATTGTAATGACCTTGCTGGGTCCGTTGGTGTTTGCAGCCATTGTCATCGTGCCGGTTTGGCTGGCTTCTATGGATGGTAGCGATACCAAGATTATTTCAGTAATAGATGAAAGCGGTCTGCTGAAAGAAAGTTTTCTCACTTCGGCTTCCGGAGATGATCCTATTATTTATCAATATGTAACCGAGCCGGTAGAAAGCATTAAGCAGGAAGTAACCAAAGGCCTACAGTTTGGGCTTCTTTACATTCCGGATATCAGCCTGGAAAACACGCAAGGAATTACCCTTTTCTCAGAAAGCAGCCCCAGCATGAGTGTGGTAGGCGATATTGAGCGCATGTTGCAAGACAAAATCAAAGACATCAAACTGGAACGATCTAATATCAGTAGAGAAGCACTGGAGCAATTGGAAACTGATGTTGATATACAAACCATTAGCCTTACAGAGACTGGAGAACAACAAGGAAATGCCAATGTTGCTTCAGTAGTAGGTTATGTAGGTGCTTTTCTGATTTATACATTTATCTTTCTGTACGGCGCGCAGGTCATGCGGGGGGTGATGGAAGAAAAGTCTAACCGCATTGTAGAAATAGTCATCTCATCAGTTCGTCCTTTTCAACTGATGATGGGCAAAATCATTGGCGTAGCCTCTGTCGGGCTCACTCAGTTTTTATTGTGGATTGCCCTGACCTTTGGACTTGCTACTGTTTTTCTGCAAGGCTTTAGCGCCGAAGACCTGATGAAACAGCGCACCGAACAGATGAGCCAGAACATGCCACAATCCGAAATGGCACAATCTGAAATGACAATGGACATACAACTGGCCTTGGCATCCATAGACATTACCGGATTTGTACTGACCTTTCTTTTTTACTTCCTGGGAGGCTATTTATTGTACGGAGCCCTGTTTGCAGCCATAGGCTCTGCCGCAGATTCCAATACAGATACGCAACAGTTTATGCTCCCTATTTCTACTCCTCTTATACTCTCTATCGTTACACTCGGAGCAGTACTTAATGACCCTAACGGAACGCTGGCTTTCTGGCTTTCTATGATCCCATTTACCGCGCCGGTAACCATGATGATGCGTGTGCCTTTTGGTATACCTACCTGGCAGCTTATTCTATCCATGACTTTGCTGATAGGTGGCTTTATGTTTACAACCTGGGTTGCGGGCAGGATTTACCGGGTTGGTATACTTATGCACGGCGCTAAGGTCAATTATAAAATAATTGGCAAGTGGCTGCTGTCAAATCATTAG
- a CDS encoding ABC transporter ATP-binding protein translates to MNILEAQHISKRYAKHEALRDVSLQIPHQAIFGLLGPNGAGKTTLIRIINQIINADSGEILIKGEKLRPKHIEDIGYLPEERGLYPKMKVGEHLLYLAQLKGLNATEAVRRINDWFDRLEISGWSEKKIEDLSKGMQQKIQFIATVVHEPDLIILDEPFTGFDPVNANLIKDEILKLRERGKTIIFSTHRMESVEEMCSHIALINKAEKILDGTKAEIKNRYRDNTFHIVHSGRLNGLNLHYDLLQEHTLENGDLSSILKIEQGYAPNDLLRELINCVEVHSFQEKIPSMNEIFIREVQAN, encoded by the coding sequence ATGAATATTCTTGAGGCTCAACATATAAGTAAAAGATATGCGAAGCATGAGGCTCTCCGTGATGTTAGCCTGCAAATTCCTCATCAGGCAATATTTGGATTGTTGGGTCCTAATGGTGCTGGAAAAACAACGCTGATCCGAATCATCAACCAGATTATCAATGCTGACAGTGGGGAGATCTTGATCAAAGGAGAAAAACTGCGTCCCAAACATATAGAGGATATTGGATACCTGCCGGAAGAACGCGGTCTTTACCCCAAAATGAAGGTCGGAGAGCATTTACTTTATCTGGCTCAGCTTAAAGGACTGAACGCTACCGAAGCAGTACGCCGGATCAACGACTGGTTTGACAGACTGGAAATCAGCGGATGGAGCGAAAAGAAAATAGAGGATCTTTCTAAAGGAATGCAGCAAAAGATACAGTTCATTGCTACTGTAGTGCATGAACCTGACCTGATCATCCTGGATGAACCTTTTACCGGCTTTGATCCGGTCAATGCCAACCTGATCAAGGATGAAATTCTTAAGCTCAGAGAAAGAGGAAAAACCATTATTTTCTCTACCCACCGTATGGAATCAGTAGAAGAAATGTGCAGCCACATCGCATTGATTAATAAAGCTGAGAAGATTCTGGATGGTACTAAAGCAGAAATCAAAAACCGCTACCGTGATAATACTTTTCATATTGTCCACAGCGGGAGGCTTAATGGTTTGAATTTACATTATGACCTGCTGCAGGAGCATACACTGGAGAATGGCGACCTCTCCTCAATCCTCAAAATTGAGCAGGGATATGCGCCTAATGATTTACTCAGGGAGCTCATTAACTGTGTAGAGGTGCATTCTTTTCAGGAAAAAATTCCCAGCATGAACGAAATCTTCATCAGAGAAGTACAAGCAAATTAA
- a CDS encoding T9SS type A sorting domain-containing protein produces the protein MIKVFTSLFILALLTFPLVTQAQTSIASYDFNSGNQGWTRSSNNEWIRDNNSFAGASGNHWRITPYNDYNNNMNSSVTSPAIDLSGYARLNFSIDVRYKTALNRECTAELWGVCFAYDDFYDGMNIEYSTNGTTWQRLGNTGEGTNWYNHGNVSALGNNVHGWAEDNGSWQTAGITLPVELIGQTSVRFRINFASNNTGREDGVAFDNVVITGTYPLSFAPTDGSAPGGVSSNLSLWLKADQEVKEVGSDAYAWGDRSGNNNHAFQLVENEQPQYLPYVLNGNPVVYFEEGPYMDGAAGFHTQQYFIVVDPNEIYNNTNAVGRIIGFEDNDFGHLAFGPSTSLVDNEIITHAVGGANGYRAAKTDTEFNYGNPSLISSGNIFSGGTAVGQYVQNNGSQANNHEANINNFYNINNEKYRLGDLFYDLEGRDLPLNGRIAEVISYSTTLSASQRRDVETYLAIKYGITLDISTQNYTVYGYSIYDNKSYANDIAGIGKHLVNQGLNQRASKSENQGAIITISNPSSLDDGDYLVWGNDGTAVSWIQASVPAGNADRFARTWYVQETGEVGTVDLSINMNQLGIDIDNSTVNLFQAPAGSSVPNTFSTATAHTNGVRSTNSEGQIIVTFQNIDFSNGEYFTIGGDIQTTSPGGVKDDLSMWFKADGGVSVSGSSVMRWSDYSGNANDVYQGNNSLRPTYISHEINFNPAIDFDNDYLDGIDGFYTQDYFIVAKPDAIVNRSNNQGALVGFESGANSSLMLGSSNTNNYNNEIITHLLNSGYQTVINHNTRSFNPPLIINSKNNAAGNRQEIFVDGFLESTATANNGSFTNLSDTELRIGSAFNGSAYSGQIAEVISYSSRLSDTQRRNVQTYLAIKYGITLNISAQSYTARGNNIYNYTTHASNIAGIGRDLDNGYNQTRSRSSNTGAIIEMGNASSLNNGDYLVWGKDAGLTTTVQTTEKPTQYDERIAAEYRVAVTGTPGTVRVKVYVGGLPNYSSRSKTANFYSLLINNSGNFATVNSAIAASSFSGDTLVFNNVSFANGDYFTLAVPAAPSIGAGNTLWLRADKGLTLSGTTVTGWADQSGSNNHASPPATGPSLVNNHINGNPALTFNGNTIQGTAGFYTREYFIVADPDITYSSSSSAGFMVGYETGQVSGLALGNSVGTWGDEVLTHIRTNRHIAYRGSATYSAPTIFNSRNNNGSTPQSLFTNGTNLAVSTTGTVSNLNNQAYRLGNNFNNSGAFNGKISEVMSFSATLSAAEKRNIETYLALKYGITLGSGNYTLGGSTIFNATTFSGFTYDVVGIASYAKYDFLQTTSRSVNSGAVLTISNPGSLNNNDFLVIGNNAGAMTSTTTGVPAQVGERVVRKWAVQMTNTPGTVTLSFDLNGLGYASKNISAFSLILDTDSDFGNGVSRLVTPASWTGQLVTFTNVNLNGINYLGLGTDIDLAVDTDTDGIPDYFEIAYGTDPNNGNAPVTGGSPYTDTDSNTGINGDGISDALEKILADNGATGPITRYTDTDGDGIPDWIEVKNGSSPFDAHSPTSNGSNDSDGDGLPNALEILITQSGGAANASIPTDTDGDGVPDFLEIINHTVPNSINEPVVSGGADLDGDGVTDAMEATIVAGGATLPVDKESDTDIDGIPDYIEAITFSDPFSLASPAVPNSISIRINLADWTVTGGSCTNLSGHQWINILDPLGRLVFSINPVGNDLGSTCYGVRILSGIGSIRTNGERYVLNRNWYINPTTQPTGEKVYIRFYVRGQEMLDLWTKAVDLGIITSDVNEALFNQDHVRITKIGGMDVLEPFVSGGSRTLLAPKLISFGASEKILTIGTNSFSSFVVHTGEDNTTLPVSFLYFQGQALDNTVELNWATSSETNNDYFEIERSGNELDFKPIAQVKGAGNSINNLEYIWVDDRPQSGASYYRLKQVDFDGQYSYSKIITVTMSAVEEAVVLYPNPTKGQVYLYLEKDPGDVLPDISVLDLRGRKLQVNVKQESKNKFVFDINHLSSGTYLVEILYLENRIIKHIIKK, from the coding sequence ATGATTAAAGTTTTTACCTCACTCTTTATTTTAGCCTTACTCACCTTCCCTCTAGTTACTCAGGCGCAAACTTCTATCGCCTCTTATGACTTTAACTCCGGAAACCAGGGGTGGACCAGAAGCTCAAATAACGAATGGATAAGAGACAATAATTCTTTTGCAGGAGCATCAGGAAATCATTGGAGGATTACACCTTACAACGATTACAACAATAACATGAATAGTTCAGTTACCAGCCCTGCCATTGACCTTTCAGGCTATGCCCGCTTGAATTTTTCTATTGATGTGAGGTATAAAACAGCACTTAATAGAGAATGTACTGCTGAACTTTGGGGAGTTTGCTTCGCCTATGATGATTTTTATGATGGAATGAATATAGAATATTCTACAAACGGTACTACATGGCAAAGATTAGGAAATACAGGTGAGGGTACGAACTGGTATAACCACGGAAATGTATCAGCATTAGGCAACAATGTGCATGGATGGGCAGAGGATAATGGAAGTTGGCAAACTGCCGGTATTACTTTACCCGTTGAGTTGATAGGTCAAACATCTGTTCGCTTCAGGATCAATTTTGCATCAAACAATACTGGGAGAGAGGATGGAGTTGCTTTTGATAATGTCGTCATTACAGGCACTTATCCCCTTTCTTTTGCTCCTACAGATGGCAGTGCGCCGGGTGGAGTATCCAGCAATCTCTCACTTTGGCTCAAGGCAGACCAGGAAGTAAAAGAAGTAGGCAGTGATGCTTATGCCTGGGGTGACCGGAGTGGAAACAACAACCATGCTTTTCAATTAGTAGAAAATGAACAACCACAATACCTTCCTTATGTACTTAATGGAAACCCGGTGGTATATTTTGAAGAAGGCCCCTATATGGACGGGGCAGCAGGATTTCATACACAGCAATACTTTATTGTAGTAGATCCCAATGAGATTTATAACAATACCAATGCGGTAGGCCGGATTATTGGATTTGAAGATAATGACTTCGGTCATCTGGCTTTTGGCCCCAGTACTTCTCTGGTAGATAATGAAATTATTACCCATGCTGTAGGAGGAGCAAATGGGTATAGGGCAGCTAAAACAGATACTGAATTTAACTATGGTAATCCATCACTTATTTCTTCCGGCAATATCTTTAGTGGAGGAACAGCTGTAGGCCAATACGTCCAGAACAATGGTTCTCAAGCCAATAACCATGAAGCTAACATAAATAACTTTTATAATATCAATAATGAAAAGTATAGGCTTGGCGATCTTTTCTATGACCTGGAAGGCCGCGATCTTCCCTTAAATGGTCGGATTGCTGAAGTAATTTCTTATAGTACTACTTTATCTGCTAGTCAAAGAAGGGATGTGGAAACTTATCTGGCTATCAAATATGGAATCACACTGGATATCAGCACCCAGAATTATACTGTGTACGGTTATTCCATCTATGATAATAAAAGTTATGCCAATGACATAGCCGGGATTGGGAAACACCTGGTTAACCAGGGATTGAACCAGAGAGCCAGTAAAAGTGAGAATCAGGGCGCAATCATCACAATTTCTAACCCATCATCATTGGATGATGGAGATTATCTGGTGTGGGGAAATGATGGTACTGCTGTATCCTGGATACAGGCCAGTGTGCCCGCTGGTAACGCAGACCGTTTTGCCAGGACCTGGTATGTGCAGGAAACCGGCGAAGTGGGTACGGTAGATTTGAGCATCAATATGAATCAACTGGGGATAGATATTGATAACTCTACCGTGAACCTCTTTCAGGCACCTGCCGGATCAAGTGTACCTAACACCTTTTCTACCGCTACAGCACATACCAATGGGGTACGCTCAACCAATAGTGAAGGGCAAATTATTGTCACCTTTCAAAACATTGATTTTAGCAACGGAGAATACTTTACAATCGGTGGGGATATCCAAACCACTTCACCGGGAGGTGTAAAGGATGATCTCTCCATGTGGTTCAAAGCAGATGGTGGCGTATCTGTTTCCGGCAGCAGTGTTATGCGCTGGTCAGACTATTCAGGCAATGCCAATGATGTATATCAGGGAAACAATAGTCTAAGACCTACCTACATCAGTCATGAGATCAACTTCAATCCTGCTATTGATTTTGACAACGATTACCTGGACGGTATTGATGGCTTTTATACCCAGGACTACTTTATTGTTGCCAAACCAGATGCTATAGTAAACCGAAGTAATAATCAGGGCGCTCTTGTAGGATTTGAAAGTGGTGCAAATAGTTCTTTAATGCTTGGTTCTTCTAATACCAATAATTACAATAATGAGATCATCACTCATCTCTTGAATTCAGGCTATCAGACGGTTATCAATCACAATACCAGATCATTTAACCCACCACTGATCATTAACTCAAAAAACAACGCGGCAGGCAACCGGCAGGAAATATTTGTGGATGGTTTCCTTGAATCTACTGCAACTGCAAATAACGGATCATTTACCAATCTTTCCGATACAGAGCTAAGGATCGGAAGCGCGTTTAACGGTTCAGCTTATTCCGGGCAAATTGCAGAGGTCATCAGTTATAGCAGTAGGTTAAGTGATACACAAAGGCGAAATGTCCAGACTTACCTGGCCATCAAATATGGGATTACCTTAAATATCAGTGCGCAAAGCTATACCGCCAGGGGGAATAACATTTATAACTATACTACCCATGCTAGTAATATTGCCGGTATAGGCCGTGATCTTGACAATGGTTATAACCAGACAAGATCCAGAAGCAGCAATACAGGAGCGATCATAGAAATGGGTAATGCCTCCAGCCTCAACAATGGTGATTATCTGGTGTGGGGTAAAGATGCTGGTTTAACTACCACTGTACAGACTACTGAAAAACCCACTCAATATGACGAGAGAATAGCCGCAGAATACAGAGTAGCTGTGACCGGCACGCCGGGAACAGTGAGGGTAAAGGTATACGTTGGTGGCCTTCCTAATTACAGCAGCCGCTCCAAAACTGCAAACTTTTATTCCCTGCTGATCAACAACAGCGGTAATTTTGCTACAGTCAACTCCGCCATCGCGGCTAGCAGCTTTAGCGGAGATACGTTAGTTTTTAATAATGTATCTTTTGCTAATGGTGATTATTTCACCCTTGCAGTCCCGGCTGCTCCTTCCATAGGCGCAGGCAATACCCTTTGGCTCCGTGCCGATAAAGGACTCACGCTAAGCGGAACAACAGTAACAGGATGGGCTGACCAGAGTGGATCAAATAACCATGCATCTCCACCAGCTACTGGTCCTTCTTTGGTAAATAATCATATCAATGGAAATCCTGCACTTACTTTCAATGGCAATACTATTCAGGGTACAGCCGGATTCTACACTCGTGAATATTTTATTGTAGCAGATCCTGATATTACCTATAGCTCTTCCAGTAGTGCAGGTTTTATGGTTGGTTACGAGACAGGTCAGGTCAGTGGCTTGGCTTTAGGAAATTCTGTGGGTACTTGGGGCGATGAAGTACTTACCCATATCAGAACCAACCGACATATAGCTTACAGAGGCAGCGCTACTTATAGTGCGCCTACTATTTTTAATTCCAGAAATAACAATGGATCTACACCACAAAGCCTGTTTACAAACGGCACCAATTTGGCTGTATCAACTACAGGGACTGTAAGTAACCTAAATAATCAGGCCTACCGGTTAGGTAATAACTTCAACAACTCAGGAGCTTTCAATGGTAAGATTAGTGAAGTAATGAGCTTCTCTGCAACGCTGTCTGCTGCTGAGAAAAGAAATATTGAAACCTATCTGGCCTTGAAGTATGGCATCACGCTTGGTAGTGGAAATTATACCCTTGGAGGTTCTACTATATTCAATGCCACTACTTTCTCAGGTTTTACCTATGATGTGGTGGGTATCGCTTCTTACGCCAAATATGACTTTCTGCAAACTACTTCAAGGAGTGTCAATAGCGGAGCAGTATTAACCATTAGCAATCCTGGTAGTTTGAATAACAATGACTTTCTGGTAATTGGTAATAATGCTGGCGCCATGACATCCACTACCACGGGTGTACCCGCCCAGGTGGGAGAACGGGTAGTAAGAAAGTGGGCAGTACAAATGACCAATACCCCCGGAACAGTTACCCTCAGCTTTGATCTGAATGGCCTGGGATATGCCTCCAAAAATATCAGTGCCTTCTCACTGATTTTGGATACCGATAGTGATTTTGGCAATGGCGTTTCCCGACTGGTTACGCCTGCTTCATGGACAGGACAGCTAGTGACTTTCACCAATGTAAACCTGAATGGCATCAATTATCTGGGTTTGGGTACTGATATTGACTTAGCAGTGGATACGGATACTGATGGTATCCCTGACTATTTTGAGATTGCTTATGGAACTGATCCTAACAATGGAAATGCTCCTGTTACCGGAGGTAGTCCATATACAGATACGGATAGCAATACGGGAATCAATGGGGATGGCATATCCGACGCGCTGGAAAAAATACTGGCAGACAATGGTGCCACTGGCCCTATCACCCGCTATACCGATACCGACGGAGATGGCATTCCGGACTGGATTGAGGTCAAAAACGGAAGCAGTCCTTTTGATGCCCATTCACCTACCAGCAACGGTTCTAACGATTCGGATGGTGATGGGCTACCCAATGCCTTAGAAATACTTATCACACAATCAGGAGGTGCTGCCAATGCCTCTATTCCCACCGATACCGACGGAGATGGCGTGCCTGATTTTTTGGAGATCATCAATCATACCGTGCCAAATAGTATCAATGAGCCGGTGGTTTCGGGTGGAGCAGACTTGGATGGAGATGGCGTGACCGATGCGATGGAGGCTACAATCGTTGCGGGAGGAGCTACTTTGCCGGTGGATAAGGAGTCAGATACCGACATTGACGGCATTCCCGACTATATTGAAGCCATTACCTTTTCCGATCCCTTTAGTCTGGCAAGTCCGGCAGTTCCTAACAGTATTTCAATCAGAATCAACTTAGCAGACTGGACAGTTACAGGTGGTTCATGCACAAACCTGAGCGGTCATCAATGGATCAATATCCTAGACCCTTTGGGTAGGTTAGTATTTAGTATCAATCCGGTAGGAAATGACCTGGGTTCTACCTGTTACGGAGTAAGAATTTTGTCCGGTATAGGCTCTATCAGAACCAATGGCGAGCGGTATGTATTGAACAGAAACTGGTACATTAACCCTACGACTCAACCCACAGGTGAAAAAGTGTATATCCGGTTTTATGTCAGAGGGCAGGAAATGCTGGATCTCTGGACTAAAGCAGTGGATTTAGGAATTATTACAAGTGATGTCAATGAGGCTTTGTTTAATCAGGATCATGTGCGGATTACTAAGATAGGTGGCATGGATGTTTTGGAACCCTTTGTTAGCGGAGGTAGTAGAACATTATTAGCGCCTAAGTTGATCTCTTTTGGTGCTAGTGAAAAAATATTAACCATCGGCACGAACAGCTTTTCAAGCTTCGTAGTACATACCGGTGAAGACAATACAACACTTCCCGTTAGCTTTCTGTATTTTCAGGGGCAAGCACTGGATAACACAGTAGAATTGAACTGGGCTACTTCTTCAGAAACCAATAACGATTACTTTGAGATAGAAAGAAGTGGAAATGAATTAGACTTTAAGCCAATAGCACAGGTAAAAGGGGCTGGTAATTCCATCAATAATCTGGAATACATATGGGTTGACGATCGTCCGCAATCCGGCGCCTCCTATTACAGGCTAAAGCAAGTTGATTTTGACGGACAATACTCGTATTCCAAGATTATTACTGTAACTATGTCAGCGGTAGAAGAGGCTGTAGTCCTTTACCCTAATCCAACCAAGGGTCAGGTTTACTTGTATCTTGAAAAAGATCCGGGAGATGTATTACCTGATATTTCAGTGCTTGATCTTCGTGGAAGAAAACTACAGGTGAATGTGAAACAGGAAAGTAAAAATAAATTTGTCTTTGACATTAATCATCTGAGTTCCGGCACTTATCTGGTTGAAATCCTTTACTTAGAAAACAGGATTATCAAACATATCATCAAAAAGTAA